The stretch of DNA TTCGTCGAATCGCCCTACGCCGGGCCGACGGTGACGATCGAGAACGGGACGGCGCGGGTACCCGACGGTCCGGGGCTCGGCGTCGAGGTCGACGACACCGCGGTGCGGAAGCTGGCTGTGGACGTCCTCGAACAGAGGCCCTGAGCCGGATCGGGTACGGGACCCCTTCGTAGCGTCATCGCAGGCGGCGCCAGGTCATACCGGCCGGACGCCGCCCTGCGTCGCTGAACGGCGTGGACCAGGGGTGCGAGCACGGGGTCGGTGGCCGCCTGGTCGAGGGCCTCGCGCGGGGCCGCGTCGCGGGTGGGGCGGGCCTCCTCCAGCAGACGCAGGCCGTCGTCGGTGACCTCGGTGCAGATGTCGCGGCGGTCGACGGGGCACAGGTGGCGCGAGGGCGCCCCGTGGTCCTCCAGCCGGGTCACCTGCCACGTGGTGGCGCTCTGGCTCCGACCAGCCACTCACTCTACCTGCGTTTGCCGTTAGCCAGCGTGTGCAATTATTGTTTGCGCGCGTAAGGCGCTTGCGCAATCTGACTTTGTACGTCAAAGGACCCTCGTCATGCCGCTCGCACTGCTGGCCCTGGCCATAGGGGCCTTCGGAATCGGCACCACGGAATTCGTGATCATGGGGCTGCTGCCCCAGGTCGGCGCGGACCTCGGCGTGTCCGTACCGACGGCCGGCTTCCTGGTCACCGGCTACGCCCTCGGCGTCATGATCGGCGCACCGATCATGACCGTCCTCGGCACCAGGATCTCCCGCAAGAACATGCTCATGCTGCTCATGGGCCTGTTCATCCTCGGCAACTTCATCTCCGCCGTCGCCCCGGTCTTCGCCGTCATGCTGATCGGCCGCGTGGTGGCCTCGCTGGCCCATGGCGCCTTCTTCGGCATCGGCTCCGTCGTCGCCGCCGAACTGGTGGCCCCCGAGAGGAAGGCCGGCGCCATCTCCATGATGTTCACCGGCCTGACCGTGGCCAACGTCGTCGGCGTACCCCTGGGCACGTACGTGGGCCAGAACGCCGGCTGGCGCGTGACCTTCCTGCTCGTCGCCGCCCTGGGCGTACTCGGCCTGGCCGGCGTGGCCAAGCTCGTACCCGACCTGCCCAAGCCGGAGGGAACGCGGCTGCGGCACGAGGTCGCCGCCTTCAGGAACACCCAGGTCATCTTGGCCATGGCCATGACGGTCCTCGGCTTCGGAGGCGTGTTCGCCGCGATCACCTACATCGCTCCGATGATGACCGAGGTCGGCGGCTTCGCCGGATCCTCCGTCACCTGGCTGATGGTGGTCTTCGGGCTCGGCATGGTGGCAGGCAACCTGATCGGCGGCCGTTTCGCGGACCGCAAGCTCATGCCCATGCTCTACACCGCGCTGGGCGGCCTGGCACTGGTCCTGCTGCTGCTCACCTTCCTGGCCTCCAGCAAGACGGCGTCCGTCGTGGCCGTCTTCCTCATCGGCGCTCTCGGCTTCGCCACCGTCCCGCCGCTCCAGAAGCGCGTCCTCGACCACGCCCACGGCGCGCCGACGCTGGCCTCGGCGGCCAACATCGGCGCCTTCAACCTGGGCAACGCCCTGTCCGCCTGGCTCGGCGGCCTGGTGATCTCCGCCGGCCTCGGCTACACCGCGCCCAACGCCGTCGGGGCCGTACTGGCCGCCGCCGCCCTGGTCCTGGCCGTCATCTCGCACCGGCTCGAACCGCGGCCCACCCGCATCACCGTGGTTTCCGCCCCGGCGAACGCCGACCTCGCCGCGGCCACGGACCCCACGGCCGCCCACCCCGCCGCTCCCGCAGCCGCGCGAGCCGTCCGCTCCTGATCCCCCCACCCAGCAGTACCGAGGAAAGGAACCCCTCATGACTTCCGTGCCGAACGTGACGCTCAACAACGGTGTGATCATGCCCCAGTTGGGCTTCGGTGTCTTCCAGGTCCCCGACGAGGAGACCACCGCCGCGGTCACCAGCGCCTTGGAGGCCGGCTACCGCAGCATCGACACCGCGGCGGTCTACGGCAACGAGCGCGGCGTCGGCAAGGCCATCGCCGCCTCCGGCCTGCCCCGCGAGGAGCTCTTCGTCACGACCAAGCTGTGGAACGAGGACCAGGGCCACGACCGGGCCCTGGCCGCTTTCGACGACTCCCTGGACAGGCTCGGCCTCGACCACGTCGACCTCTACCTCATCCACTGGCCCACCCCGGCCCGCGACCTGTACGTGGAGACCTACAAGGCGCTGGAGAAGATCCTCGCCGACGGGCGTGCCCGCGCCATCGGCGTCTCGAACTTCCAGATCCCCCACCTGCGGCGGCTCATGGAGCACACCGGGATCACCCCGGCGGTCAACCAGGTGGAGCTGCACCCCGGCCTCCAGCAGACCGCGCTGCGCGCCTTCCACGCCGAGCACGGGATCGCCACCGAAGCCTGGAGCCCCCTGGCCCAGGGCGCGGTCCTCGGGGACCAGGCGATCGTGCGAGTCGCCGAGGCGTATGGCGTAACCCCGGCGCAGGTCGTGCTGCGCTGGCACCTCCAGACCGGCAACATCGTGATCCCCAAGTCCGTCACCCCCGACCGCATCCGGCAGAACCTCGACGTCTTCGGCTTCGAGCTCACCGACACCGACATGGCCGCCCTCACGGACCTCGACCGCGGTCTGCGCACCGGCCCGGACCCCGACACCCTCAACTGACCCCGTACGTCCCCGGGTACCCGTCCGCCGCGGACGGGTACCCGGGGATCCGCGGGCATCGACACCGCCGCAGCAGCTTCACAGCCTCAACGACGGGAACGCGTCATGCAGATCGATCTCTCCGGCCGCACTGCCCTGGTCACCGGCTCCACCCAGGGCATCGGCCACGCCATCGCCACCGGCCTCGCCCGCGCGGGCGCCCGCGTCGTCGTCAACGGCCGCGGCGAGGAGCGCGTCGCGGCGGCCGTCCGCACCGTACGCGCCGACTCCGGCAGCGACGACGTCACCGGCGCCGCGGGCGACCTGGCGACGGAGCAGGGCGCCGCCGCCGTACTGGAGGCCGTGCCCGCGGTCGACATCCTCGTCAACAACCTCGGCATCTTCGGCTCCGCCGCTCCTCTTGAGATCGACGACGCCGAGTGGCGCCGCTTCTTCGAGGTCAACGTCCTCTCCGCCGTCCGGCTCATCCGCGCCTTCCTGCCCGGCATGAAGGAACGGGGCTGGGGGCGCGTCCTCAACCTCGCCAGCGACTCGGCCGTGGTCATCCCCGCCGAGATGATCCACTACGGCATGACGAAGACCTCGCTGCTCGCCGTCACCCGTGGGTTCGCCAAGGACGCCGCCGGTACCGGCGTCACCGTCAACTCCGTCATCGCCGGACCGACCCACACCGGCGGCGTCGAGCGATTCGTCCGCGAGCTCGTCGGCGACGAGCTGCCCTGGGACGAGGCGCAGCACGAGTTCATGGTCAAGCACCGCCCCCAGTCCCTGCTGCAGCGGCTCATCGAGCCCGAGGAGATCGCCAACATGGTCGTCTACCTCGCCTCGCCCCACGCCTCCGCCACCACCGGAGGTGCCCTGCGGGTCGACGGCGGCTACGTCGACTCCATCCTGCCCTGAGCCCGGCGCCCGGGCGTGATCAAGCCTGTGGCCTGGGTGCCACGTCCAGGGCGAGGACGGGCTCGACGGGTTCCAGCAGCACCGGGAGCTCCACACGGGGCTCGTCCATGAGAACCCGAAAAAGTTCCGACGACGATGTCGAGAACCCGTGACCGGCTCCGTCCCCGGGGTGAGTGCGACGACAATGGGTCGCATCAGTACCGAGGAGAACCACCATGGCGAAGTACCTGCTGCTCAAGCACTACCGAGGCGCTCCGGCCGCGGTCAACGACGTGCCGATGGACCAGTGGACGCCGCAGGAGATCTCGGCCCACGTGCAGTACATGAACGACTTCGCGGCCCGGCTCGAGGAGACCGGCGAGTTCGTCGACGGTCAGGCGCTCGCCCCCGAGGGGGCGTGGGTCCGGTACGACGGTGAGGGGCGCCCGCCGGTCACCGACGGCCCGTTCGCCGAGACGAAGGACCTCATCGCCGGCTGGATGGTGATCGACGTCGACAGCTACGAGCGCGCCGTCGAGCTGGCCGGAGAACTGTCGGCCGCCCCCGGAGCGGGCGGGAAGCCGATCCACGAGTGGCTCGAGGTGCGCCCGTTCCTGACCACGCCGCCCACCATCACGGAGTGACCTCACCAGTGAACGAGGCCCTGCTCCGGAGCCTCAC from Streptomyces sp. 6-11-2 encodes:
- a CDS encoding SDR family NAD(P)-dependent oxidoreductase — translated: MQIDLSGRTALVTGSTQGIGHAIATGLARAGARVVVNGRGEERVAAAVRTVRADSGSDDVTGAAGDLATEQGAAAVLEAVPAVDILVNNLGIFGSAAPLEIDDAEWRRFFEVNVLSAVRLIRAFLPGMKERGWGRVLNLASDSAVVIPAEMIHYGMTKTSLLAVTRGFAKDAAGTGVTVNSVIAGPTHTGGVERFVRELVGDELPWDEAQHEFMVKHRPQSLLQRLIEPEEIANMVVYLASPHASATTGGALRVDGGYVDSILP
- a CDS encoding aldo/keto reductase produces the protein MTSVPNVTLNNGVIMPQLGFGVFQVPDEETTAAVTSALEAGYRSIDTAAVYGNERGVGKAIAASGLPREELFVTTKLWNEDQGHDRALAAFDDSLDRLGLDHVDLYLIHWPTPARDLYVETYKALEKILADGRARAIGVSNFQIPHLRRLMEHTGITPAVNQVELHPGLQQTALRAFHAEHGIATEAWSPLAQGAVLGDQAIVRVAEAYGVTPAQVVLRWHLQTGNIVIPKSVTPDRIRQNLDVFGFELTDTDMAALTDLDRGLRTGPDPDTLN
- a CDS encoding YciI family protein — protein: MAKYLLLKHYRGAPAAVNDVPMDQWTPQEISAHVQYMNDFAARLEETGEFVDGQALAPEGAWVRYDGEGRPPVTDGPFAETKDLIAGWMVIDVDSYERAVELAGELSAAPGAGGKPIHEWLEVRPFLTTPPTITE
- a CDS encoding MFS transporter — protein: MPLALLALAIGAFGIGTTEFVIMGLLPQVGADLGVSVPTAGFLVTGYALGVMIGAPIMTVLGTRISRKNMLMLLMGLFILGNFISAVAPVFAVMLIGRVVASLAHGAFFGIGSVVAAELVAPERKAGAISMMFTGLTVANVVGVPLGTYVGQNAGWRVTFLLVAALGVLGLAGVAKLVPDLPKPEGTRLRHEVAAFRNTQVILAMAMTVLGFGGVFAAITYIAPMMTEVGGFAGSSVTWLMVVFGLGMVAGNLIGGRFADRKLMPMLYTALGGLALVLLLLTFLASSKTASVVAVFLIGALGFATVPPLQKRVLDHAHGAPTLASAANIGAFNLGNALSAWLGGLVISAGLGYTAPNAVGAVLAAAALVLAVISHRLEPRPTRITVVSAPANADLAAATDPTAAHPAAPAAARAVRS